A stretch of DNA from Pangasianodon hypophthalmus isolate fPanHyp1 chromosome 2, fPanHyp1.pri, whole genome shotgun sequence:
AAAGTCTCTAGCCTGCAGACATCCAAAGAAGTCCTTGGGCTTACATCTAAGAAGAATCAAGATTGGTTTGATGAAAACAAACGGGAGATCAAAAAATTATTGGCAGAGAAGAGATCAGTACGTCAGACTGACCTGGCTCAGCTGTCTTGTCTTCACAGAAAAAGGCAGCCTTCTGCATTGCATGTCTTCAGTACTTCAAGAGATCCAGAAAAATGGTGCACAGACCTGGCAGAGAGGAACCGGCTTTGTGCTGACAATGGCAAAGTGCAGATGGAGAGATGATCTTCGGACTTGTAATCAGAAGACCAAGGAAGAAGACTGAGATGCTCCACCAACCTGCATGCCATAAACAGTACCCCCCTCTCCATATCCTCATCGGCCagacaaagttgaaagcaccaGTTCACCTACTTGGGGTGTACCATTTCCTCAGATGCcaaaattcacaaagaaattgAAACCAGCTGGCCAAAGTGAATGGTGCCTTTGGCAGTTTCAACAGAGGAGTCCGGAACCACAAGGACTTAAAGAAAGGCACCAAGATTAGTGTGTACAGAGTTGGCATGCTGGCCACCCTCCTATACGGTTCTAGATCATTGCCAACCCAAGATTGTGTTGTATAGCGAGCTGTGTTCTGGCTACTGCAACAGAGGGGTACCACAGAAGAGATTCAAAGACCTTTTCAAAGCATCCCTTGATGCCTGCCACATCGATCTCTGCCATTGATCTGCTCTAGCTGCTGATCATGAGGACTGTTCAGCAGGCTGTATCCTCCTTCTTGAGTGCTCGTAGAGCCAGTCTTGAGGAAAAAAGAGCCAGCGGGATAACTGAAGATACAGTAGATgtaccactgtaacaaaataccCATAAGATAAGTTTAAATCatgtacaaatgtttaaaatttaatcattttcaagaTGTCCCAAATTACCACACATGGTTTGTACAGCATAGTTCAGGTTAATTGgtcttaaaatacaataagctGAATGAGGAAAAGTGAACTGATATAACTTATATATGAAATACCCCACAACTATGCTTAAAAGATGCAGTGATGGATTTTATGTGCTTTAAGTTATGTTTTTAGGAAGCATCTTAAGAAGCAGGGGAATAAAGCACACAGGGAaatatagaattaaaaaaaatctgttactGAAATGAGATTTACTGATGCCATGAGTAAGTATGCAACAAATAACTTGAGGACGAAAATAAAAGCCAATGAATATGTATCCCAAATGACCAAACATGCAATTAAAATGGTTTTCAGCCAGTCTTGACAAAAGGGTAAGCCATGCTTCTTTAGaatatgatatgaatattttcctTCATATGTACATAGTTCACactttgaggatttcagaaatgtgtcATGTGTTGGgggatttgttttattaacagtaAGAAAGCTTAGAGAAGTTGAAAATGCAAAAAGTGTCTCAACTCACTCTTTGACAATTAGCCTGCGAGGACACATCATATTTATGTGTGCATACACTTTCCCATTCTGCCTAGTGCAACACTAAAGAACACTTCATTATGCATGATATctgcaagaggaaaaaaacagggttTGTTCAATTATTCAATTTGAATTGCATCCTGCATTTGGTCCACGCGCACAGCTGAACCAAAAGCAGCCGTGTGGGAGTTAAACTCGCACAATGTGACAGCCCTGCCATCACGCCTAAGCCATCTATTAGCGGTGACTAACAGCGTTTAAGCGGCTGAAGCCGTTTATAAATGCGCCCTCACGCGCCGCCCCGCAGCTCACTTTCCACACGCGCGGCGCTCGAGCTGGTCACGCGCTCCTGCTGTGAATACAACACTCAGTACACGGCGAGAACCTGCACGAGTACTCAGGCTTGCAGGAGAGGACAGTGAAAGCATGTCCACGGTGAGCGCGCTGCCTTTCTTCAAACCCCTCCACGCGTCCGTGTCGCCCGCGAGACAGCGGCGTCACACACTTCCGGCCAGCGAGTTCCGGTCCCTCAACACCGAGGACGCGATCAGTGTGTTCGAGATCgagagagagggtgagtgaCACACCACACTTCCAGACTTTACTGACTATATTTTCActaatgatacatttttttaaaacatgtaattgtaaAATCTAATTCATTGTTTTAACTTACTAATTATCTAAGTTACTAgtctgatgttttattttaggatttaatgttttaaccacaaaaaaaaaaaaaacagttcaaacaataaaaaccttttcaaaGCAGACATTCAGTGATTCACAGACTGTACACCCTTCCCAAATGAAATATACTTGTGTGCATAAATAGTATACTGCAAGTATGaaaggaacttttttttttttttcaaaaattactTTCTGGAAATACACCTAAAACACACCTTTATGCATTTttccaaatgaaaacatttccagATTTTAAAGTAATACCTTCACATACTTCAGTATGCTGTGAATGTATTTCTTAACATACTGAAGCACACTTAAACATATGTATACTTTAATCTAGTTAATTTAAACATAGCTTCATTACCATTTAAATACACTTGTCATAAGATGCTCCAAAAATAACACATTCAGTATGCATTAAAGTATGGATAAAGTGTTAACACTGGAAGTATGTACTTCTCATATTAATTCAACTTTTAAAAGTACACATAAatacttttcttttaaaaagtcaGGCGCATTTTTGTTCTACAAaactataaatattatattgtattaagttaattaatttataaattgttGTAAATAAGCACTTTGAGATGGTAGAACTAAAATATAAAttgctatattaaaaaaagttactttttaGTTTTGTCTAAAAATgatcaattttatatatatatatatatatatatgtgtgtgtgtgtgtgtgtgtgtatgtatgtatattcattttaattctagAGTATATATGCAAAAGATAGACGAAACTcgatttttaaatatgtatatatatatatatatatatatatatatacacacaaacacacacacacacacaccacacatttcttttctgccgcttaatatatatatatatatatatatatatatatatatatatatatatattatatcgAGTTTCGTCTATTTTTTGGGTATATACTCtagaattaaaatgaaactttatgaaactttaaattaaaatattaatttaaaatttttgaatCAAAAGGTATTGCAAGGTAGAAACAAGGTACTCACAAAAAGTACAGCCCTCCATTTATGTACCTTAACAGTCTTttttgaaatatatacattcatttTCCCAGGtaaatacagttttaaataaaggttCAAATGAGTCTCATGTATTTAGCACCCTTTTTACTGGCTACGGCACTGATTAAGCTGTGTGCCCTCCTCAGCTTTCATCTCGGTGTCTGGTGAGTGTCCACTGCATCTGGACGAGGTGCGTCACTTCCTCACCCTCTGCCCCGAGCTGTCCCTTGGCTGGTTCGTGGAAGGCAGGCTCGTCGCCTTCATCATTGGCTCACTGTGGGACCAGGAGCGGCTCACCACAGTGAGTGCACACTCACACCTCAGCAAAGAGCAGAaacattaaaactgaaaagctgttatttaaaaaaaaagaagcacattATAGTATTAGACAGTAGGTAATTAGgtaagacattaaaaaaaaacctatattTATGGTTCAGCCTCAAGCAATGGgttaattttaatactttaaattaaatgtaagaaatgtaaaataaatactgcaaaaaTAGAATatcttttgaaaataaattggTATAAGTGAATAGAAAAATTCTCTATTTTGTTAAACTCTCAATACAGTACACAACGGATACTAGCACTCTATACGGTTAACTGGTTTACCCTCCGAGTACGCCTCCACTTACTCAGActtccattttatttcaaaataaaataaatacaaatcagAACGAAATGGATTCAGTGACACGAtaagagacaaaaaaagttaaaaaggaaTAGGACAAGAAAAAGAGCCTGTAGACTGTACACATTAGGAAAACTTGAATGCTTGGAAGaatgaatatgtttttaaattgaatataAAATTGTCGATTCTGAGGGATGACCAGGGAAAGCTGTGAAAGATAAATTCAGCAACTGAAGAGCTGGGTTTACTAAGCGCTCACATACAGAAAGACAGTATAAAGAAACACtttatacaattttaaagatacaCTTAAGGCAACAATGTAAAATCCTGTTCTCTGTCTGATTGTCCTTTAAGTTTGTCCAAAATAAGCAGTTAGAAGACAGCTGTATTAATGCTGCCTTCTGAATGAGTCCGGCTTTACCTTGGGAGTGCAAACACTGTCCAATAATGCTGCactgtttttagaaaaaaaaagttaaacagttAAATCTAGCATCCTAAAATGCTGTTTTGGTTTGTTCCTCTGGAGGAAGCTTTATGCAACAAAAGGATCCACGTAGAACTATCCAACAAAATAACCATTGTGGAAGCCTTTTAATTTAAGATTGTAGGTAGTCTCTCTCTGAATGAAACACAGTATAAAATGATAACAACCCTGCTGAATATTGTGGTTTACatgctctgacagtagtgttgCCTATAATTCAGATCACAGAGAACATATAATCGTTTCTACagacatttaaggaaggagtctccagtgtcagtgctttgtaacagtcatgaaGTTTTCCACTTTTCGGTTTctgacaagctgtgtttatttcttattcacACGGCCACGTCTGACATCCTGACTTGCATCATTAATGTATTGTATATCACTCATCTTGAGACCCTATCAGGAAGTAACCCTATCCTCTTTTGTCTCCCGTTCCTTACAGGAAGCTTTGACGCTTCACAAACCTCACGGCACCACAGTCCACATCCACGTGTTGGCGGTGCACCGTACGTTCCGGCAGCAGGGCCGCGGTTCCATCCTGATGTGGCGCTACTTGCAGTACCTGTGCTGTCTGCCGTACGTGCGCCGTGCTGTGCTCATGTGCGAGGATTTCCTCGTGCCCTTCTACCAGAAATCCGGCTTCAAGGTTCAGGGCCCATGTGAGATCACGGTGGGGCCGCTGACCTTCATCGAGATGCAGTATGCCGTGCGTGGCCACGCCTTCATGCGCCGCAACAGTGGCTGCTGAGTTTACGCAGCTAGCGTTGCTCCTTTCGTTACCCCAGATGCCAAAGCAGGGTGGAGTGGGAGGCTTAGTCTGGCGGGGAAGTTTTGTCACAGCTTCTGCTTCGAGTGTAGGTCATGTCTGTGGTGTCGTTACGTGTTTGTTCACATTTGTAAATGGaaagttgatttaaaaaaaatgaaaggaggaaaagaaagaaataaacaaaccattCGTAACAGCTGGCTTCATAACGAGTACGATAGTGTTGATACATTTTGTTCTTCATTCCATAATCTTTAAAATGATCCAGGAGAATATGTTTTTGTGTCCTTTACATTGAGAAATGTTGTGTTTATCTCATTTGTGcacttttgctttatttttatatcactttttttttatatcagaaaGGAGGCAATGGTGGTAGGTGAAGAGGAACAGACCGTGTGGAGGAAACACTAAAAATTCCAGTTCTCCTCTAATGACATGGTGTTAGGGGTGGGtgatgtggtaaaaaaaaaaaaaaatcacactgtgGTGAATTTATAGTTTAaattatagttttaaaaaaaaaacgaccaGAAAAAGCTTGATAATTGGACATCTGATAACAAACAGCAACGTGATACCACAAATAACAATGCAGTCAGTGATAGAAAATTACCGATACTCTCAGAAATCACACTAGCTATTTATCACCAAATCAGTATTGTATCGTCATATCACCCTGCCCTACATGGTGTACACGTGCGGTTATAAACAGTTCCTCGGTCGTTAAGCTGTAGTGCTATTTCAGCCTTGTTGTTGAGTGTCTTGTGGTTGTTCTAGATGTTTGTTTTGCCGACGCATTAAAGCAGCATTGACTTGACACCCTGCTACTGTGCTCTCTTCTAAGTGGAGACCTAGAATGATTGATTCGAACAAATTAGCAAGTGCTCTGCGAAGGACAACACATGCACAGGTTCCAAATCCTGTCCATGTGAAAGATATTTTTAGACCCTGAGGAACTGCttagaatttttttcccccatcctCACATCTAAAAGattttaagaaagaaatcacttcataaatatttaattctatTTAAAAGTTAACTGAAGAAATGCTAGGCAATTCTTTGCTTGCAAGGATGCGTTAATACTGAACCCAGCAAATCATATTTAGCTACAGTGTTTGGCTGTTGCTAAGGTGTAGACGGCTTTATCTGCATTATGGAGCATTACAGGCGGGTTTGGTCCAGCAACCCAAGTAACCTTTCCAAAACCTGTTCATGGAATCCAATATTCACAAGTCACAGAACTGGTCAAGCTAAATATGTCCAATATTATTACCCCAccccacccttttttttttgccttttgcagTAGACATCCACCACCTTTGCCTCTGTGGAGTCTTGAATCAAGACATCTATGATTTTTATACATGTTTTGTAAATAGAGAAATAATAAAGAACAgatttttcactatttttgcTGCACTATTTTTCATATTGTAGAATAGTGAACAAATTACCACATTTAAAGTtaccaaaaacttttttttttctatattgaaCATAAGCACCTACAGTACTTTCACCTTCTGTGAGAAAACCAGATAATATACAAATGAGAACATCCACAATACTACACTTATACACCTCCTTTCCTTAGTAAAAGTGTTACACAGTCTTAATTTGCATACTGAAACGCGATTGGCTCTTACATCTTTTGATGTAATGACACTGGCCAAATAACAGATTTTTCCAGCTCCACATTTCTTAATTAAAAGCTCTAAAGTCTTACAATATTCGTACTTTACTCAACACTTCcctccaacaaaaaaaaagaactgattatattgttttaaacaATATAATTACATTCTATATAATATTGTGTAGAGAGCCATAGAGCTCATTCTAGACATCAAATATGTAAAACAGGAAAGTATTGTAATgacatgacatttattttaagaaaatttaatgtttggttgttcatataaatataacagaaaAGTTACATGAATCAGTTGATAAAGTACAGAAGTTTGGTCCAGTACATTTAATGCACAACATTACATTTTCAGGTTATCAAAAAATGTAAAGATCATCCATTCCctttttactgatatttttataAGGCACAGtacaattttattaaagtagaaaaattatttctaaCCAGAAATGTAATGGCAGTTTGattttaaaacatacaaaaatgaTAACTACacaacagtaaaaacaataCATTCGGGTTATCTGAAACGCAGTTATGTAAACTTTCGAGTCCATCCAGGAAGTCAAGTGCTGCCTCACAGGCCACAAACAGGACATAGCATTAATTGGTCAGTTCCAGTCAGTGACCTGTATGACACAGGTTAGAACATCCAGTTCTCAGGTGCAGCATTGTGCATTGTGGCCATATGGCAAAGAAGTGTCTGCAGTGTGTCTTCTGTCATCAGATGTGTTGAACAGCAGACGCTAAACCAGCTTTGCTGCATTGCGCTGGTGATTGAACATGACTAATCAAAGCCTTCTGTTGTGAGATTATCACAATCAGGCTATAATCCATTTCGGTCAttggtttttctctctctataagCCAGACACCTACTGAGGCCACAATGTCTCATCACCAGACATGGGTGAGAACGCTGGACAGTTCAGAATTGTCCAGAATGTTCTGAACGCTCAGCTAATATTAGTTGTAAAAACCTAAGATGACTAAATTTCCTAATCAAAGTACATCAAGAGTTAAGAATGCCTCATATCGTAACATCACTATTCCTCATTATGAGAAAGagtgaaattattattaaaaaaaaaaaaaaaaaaaaagcataacgTACACATATGTAAGGAATTAAATAAGTTGGGGTGTGCTGGtctaagaaaataatcaaccctgaagttgatcattttccaataacacatcctcaagtgttttattccacttataccacagcaattttccaatgctaacaatgttttatttattacaaatcaACAAGTggtactttttattcatttatagtcacatttaatgttgtggaacatccacaaaacaagttcttgTTAACAATTATGTTATAAACAGTCAATCCCTCACCTGcctttctattttctctctatTAAAGTTTAAAGAAACAGCAAAGCCTTCCGTCCTGAAGTcatgtcagaaaatttaaaggaacagctttaacTGTTACaatgcgctgacactggagactccttccaaaaacattaaataaacgtctccttttttaatacatttacgtggagcgtccaccatctAAGGCccagtgtaaattgttactatggaaacgataacaagaacaagagcattaatataaaccttgcagcagAAATTGCCAGAGTCGTGCTGTTAAAGagatcaacaccttctgaccaatcagaatcgagaattcaacagtgctgtggtataagcaacAACAATTGGTTTGACAATATAAAGCAAATTCCAGCAAGTCACAATATTGTAGTGAACATTTTAAGGTCTTACTACTACTTCTAATCGGAGAAGCTAGGGAATGAGTTTGAGTAAACAAATATCTCCTACTCAGCATGTTAGAAACATGACAGCTAATAAACCTGTATCCTGAAGGGGATTAGTCCTTTCCGGTTAAAAAGCTATCCAGTGAGAACAGATAAACACATGgcttttttgtaaaatataacaCTATGATAATATCAAAACCTGAGGAGATATGTTATTACTGTAATATGAAAATTTTTTACGGTACATGTACACACCATGTTGCCAGTTTATTATACCATCATGCCAACAAGTTCCCATTAGCTTCAAAACACTCTCTTTGACTAAAGTGAACTTTTATATATCTGAGGGGTCCTGATATCTACAAAGGTACACTAAACTaggacactatatggccaaaagtttgtggacttgactatcacacccatatatgggacttccccaagctgttgccacaaagttggaagcacacaagtgTCTAGGatctctctgtatgctgtagctttaagattacccatcactggaactaagaggcccaaatctgttccagcatgacaatgcccctgtgcacaaagcgaggtccatgaagacatggtttgccaaggttgtaGTGGAagtcaagtggcctgcacagaaccctgataTCAATCCCACCGAACACTTTtatgatgaactggaacgccgactgcgccccaggcctccttgcaCAGAATCAGTGCCTGACGTCAcgaatgctcttgtggctgtaTGGACACAAATCtacacagccacactccaaaatctagaggaaagtCTTCCTAGAACAGTGAAGGTGGTTAAAACAGCAAAGCAgagattaaatctggaatgggatgttcaacaagcacatattggtgagatggtcaggtgtccacaaacctttggccatatagagtacctaataaactggcaactcagtcAGCTGGGGAGTGTCTTTGCAATTCTCGGTCTCAAGTGACACAAAGGCAAGGTAGTAAAAGGTATAAGGAGTTGCTGCATTGGTAGTGGCATACCTGGTGTCATAAGAGCTAAACATAGATATAAAAAAACTTTATAGGGATGCTTCAGTGTTATACAACGTAATCTCTAACCACTGAATATGTACCACATGGGCTTTTACCTCACACAATAACATTGGCACCTTTCCCTTGAatgaagaagggaaaaaaaaaaaaaaaaaaaagaaaagaaaaacctgttCATTTAGAATGGAAGACCACTGGCAAAAAatgcagtaatttttttttcaatagttTTCTTCCTTGTTTGTCATACAGAGGAAATTACAAGTTCATATACAGGAACTCAAGGCCCTATTTTCTGGCCTTGAGTTCCTGTATATGAACTTGTAATTTCCTCTGTATGACAAACAAGGAAGAAaactattgaaaaaaaaaattactgcagGAATCTAACCTTGCtttgaccttgaccctgtttggatcaatttcaaaatccaCCACCTAGTAGAAGAGGCACAAAAATTACTAAACTGCACCTTTCATTGTCATTGGGGTTGAACCCTCAAGGGTGCATCTTCTGTTCCTTTAGTACATATCTTTTACGTGGTAACGAATGTAAACTGTAGTGtaacctttaaaataatttcaaatacataattggaccttaaggaccatTCTTGTACCTTCTtgtactttaaaggtacactacatacAAAAAGATGTACCATTGAGAGTACCACCCCAGTGCCAAGGAAAGTGTATGAAGTGAAAGACGCTATGcaggcagcatggtggtgcagtgggtagcactggtgcctcacacctccaggttCCCCAGttggatcctgagcttgggttactgtctgtgtggagtttcacatgctcTCCACATGTCCACTGGTTTCTTCcgtgttctccagtttcctcccaccctcAAAAACAGATAGGTAGCTCATAGGTATACTGCCACTAGGTCTGAAGGATTGTGTGATTCgtatggtgccctgagatggactggtaTCCTATCCAGAGTGTACTCCCGTGTACTACCCTCACGCcgagtgttcctgggataggctctggatccaccctGACCAGCAGCAATTACTGCagctaaatgaataattaatgcaaCACCAACCTTATCCATGTCGACCTTCCAACACTGGATTAATACAGCAAAAATTCATTCTTGTTACTTATGCTTTCTGAGCAGACCTACACACCTACGTTGGTAACGCATTACCACAGATACCTTCCtcttaaaaaaattcacatctTAATATATGGTAGATATagataatgttaaataatgctgGAGTATCACTTCAACCTAAACATATGGACACAAAAGGCATCATTCAATATCCTCTACAGTGTTATACAGTGTAATAACATGGCACCCACTTGCCAAAGCAATAAACTGCTAGTTTAAGGCAAGGAACCGAGATGTACCCTGATGTAGTATTTGTGTCGATAAGAAATTTGTgaatgattataaatattgtgCCTAAAACCCCTGCAGTAGAAGGCCTGCACAAATCAGTGGATCTCAGAGAAACTGTAAAAGACTTGATAATGCCCCCAAAACTTTAGCAGTAGTACCACTGTAGCATCTGTAAGTCAGCTTTTCTAATCCCTTACTTCTTCTTGGTTCTTTACAGTACTTGGCTTACAGAAACGTATTATCTTGCAGTACTGTTCGCTGGACTAGCATGGCTACAAGAATGCGAGTGCACCACATGGTCAACATTGTAGTGGCCAGGGTTTGCATGCTAGGTAGCACACAGTTAGCAAACCATTTGTCGTCTGGCCAAATGAGCAAAACTGCTAGATTGTTAGTGGCCAAAGCGGTCATTATCATAGCGCTCGCAGAACTTGCTGGTGAAGGGGATGCAGGTGAGATACTCAAGCCAATTCCAGTTGATGGGGTAGATGTAGAACCAGACGATGAGC
This window harbors:
- the aanat1 gene encoding serotonin N-acetyltransferase, with product MSTVSALPFFKPLHASVSPARQRRHTLPASEFRSLNTEDAISVFEIEREAFISVSGECPLHLDEVRHFLTLCPELSLGWFVEGRLVAFIIGSLWDQERLTTEALTLHKPHGTTVHIHVLAVHRTFRQQGRGSILMWRYLQYLCCLPYVRRAVLMCEDFLVPFYQKSGFKVQGPCEITVGPLTFIEMQYAVRGHAFMRRNSGC